The Deltaproteobacteria bacterium genome has a window encoding:
- the pdxA gene encoding 4-hydroxythreonine-4-phosphate dehydrogenase PdxA, translating into MERRIAVSVGDPSGIGPEILLKALGSSLAGARVSLFAPRELFARFGRTLRLPLPADVTWRDDGLEGIELEALAFGTPSPEAARFQLWSLQAAVAALRAGEFEALVTAPITKAAIAGAGFAFPGHTEYLAHSFGARRVAMMLAGPKLRVVPLTGHLPLAAVPAALTVPLVVETLCLTAEALAGPFRVSQPFKVALTGLNPHAGEGGLLGEEEQRVLTPALVEARAELARRGVEALLEGPLPADGLFSRGVEAYSAVVCCYHDQALIPVKMRHPDTAVNVTLGLPIVRTSPAHGSALDIAGKGVAREQSIRAALELAVELAASRAG; encoded by the coding sequence ATGGAGCGCCGGATCGCGGTCAGCGTGGGAGATCCCAGCGGCATCGGACCCGAAATCCTGCTCAAGGCGCTCGGCTCCTCGCTCGCCGGCGCCCGCGTGTCGCTCTTTGCGCCGCGCGAGCTCTTCGCTCGCTTCGGCCGCACCCTGCGGCTGCCGCTGCCGGCGGACGTGACCTGGCGCGACGACGGGCTCGAAGGGATCGAGCTCGAGGCACTCGCCTTCGGCACCCCGAGTCCGGAGGCGGCGCGCTTTCAGCTCTGGAGTCTCCAGGCGGCGGTCGCGGCCCTTCGGGCGGGGGAGTTCGAGGCGCTCGTCACCGCGCCGATCACCAAGGCAGCGATCGCCGGCGCGGGCTTCGCCTTTCCGGGGCACACGGAGTACCTGGCCCACAGCTTTGGCGCGCGTCGCGTGGCGATGATGCTCGCGGGTCCCAAGCTGCGCGTCGTGCCGCTGACGGGGCACCTGCCGCTCGCCGCGGTCCCGGCGGCGCTCACCGTGCCGCTCGTGGTGGAGACGCTGTGCCTCACCGCGGAGGCGCTCGCCGGACCCTTCCGGGTGAGCCAGCCCTTCAAGGTGGCGCTGACGGGGCTGAATCCCCACGCCGGCGAAGGCGGTCTCCTCGGCGAGGAGGAGCAGCGCGTCCTGACCCCGGCGCTCGTCGAGGCGCGAGCCGAGCTGGCGCGCCGAGGCGTCGAGGCGCTCCTCGAGGGGCCGCTCCCCGCGGACGGGCTCTTCAGCCGTGGGGTCGAGGCCTACAGCGCGGTGGTCTGCTGCTACCACGACCAGGCGCTCATCCCCGTGAAGATGCGTCACCCGGACACGGCTGTGAACGTGACGCTCGGCCTGCCCATCGTGCGCACCTCGCCCGCGCACGGCAGCGCGCTCGACATCGCGGGAAAGGGAGTCGCTCGGGAGCAGAGCATACGGGCCGCGCTCGAGCTGGCCGTCGAGCTGGCCGCGTCGCGCGCGGGGTAG